A window of Periplaneta americana isolate PAMFEO1 chromosome 7, P.americana_PAMFEO1_priV1, whole genome shotgun sequence contains these coding sequences:
- the Ilk gene encoding integrin-linked protein kinase gives MEDIFHWCREGNAMQVRVWLDDTEHDMNQGDDHGFSPLHWSAKEGHLKIVDLLILRGARANATNRGDDTPLHLAAAHGHRDIVHMLLRNKADVNFTNEHGNTPLHYACFWGYQAVAEDLVTHGAVVSLANKDGDTPLDKARGTLAKRLHELAVETGQDLKKITFKDQSWLGLKTRSRDATLSRHKGINIVDLQLHTKIATSPSGDSWRGRWQKNDIVAKILAIRDCTSRVSRDFNEEFPKLRIFSHPNVLPVVGCCNSPPNLVVINQYMPWGSLYTLLHEGTGVVVDTAQALRFALDVARGMAFLHSLERIIPEYYLNSRHVMIDEDLTARINMADAKFSFQERGRIYYPAWMSPEALQKKPTDRNWEACDMWSFAILLWELATREVPFADLSPMEVGMKIALEGLRITIPPGISPHLAKLIRICMNEDPGKRPTFDMVLPILDKMKR, from the exons ATGGAGGATATATTTCATTGGTGTAGAGAAGGGAATGCTATGCAAGTCAGAGTTTGGCTAGATGATACAGAACATGATATGAACCAAGG TGATGACCATGGGTTCAGCCCTCTGCACTGGTCAGCTAAAGAAGGCCACCTGAAGATTGTGGACTTGCTGATACTTCGTGGTGCCAGAGCAAATGCTACGAATCGAGGAGATGACACGCCTCTGCATCTTGCTGCTGCTCATGGCCATAGAGACATTGTGCACATG TTGCTTCGAAACAAAGCTGATGTGAATTTCACCAACGAGCATGGCAACACACCCCTACATTACGCCTGCTTCTGGGGATACCAGGCGGTGGCAGAGGATCTGGTCACACATGGGGCTGTGGTCTCACTTGCCAACAAGGATGGTGACACACCTTTGGATAAAGCACGGGGCACCCTGGCCAAACGCTTGCATG AACTGGCAGTGGAAACTGGTCAGGATTTGAAGAAAATTACTTTCAAGGACCAGAGTTGGCTGGGATTGAAGACCAGAAGTC GTGATGCAACACTGTCCCGCCATAAGGGCATCAACATTGTAGACCTGCAGCTGCATACCAAGATAGCGACCTCTCCATCAGGTGACTCATGGCGTGGTCGTTGGCAGAAGAATGACATTGTAGCCAAGATTCTGGCCATCCGGGATTGCACCTCACGAGTTTCAAGGGATTTCAATGAAGAATTTCCCAAGCTCAG GATTTTCTCGCACCCAAATGTCCTGCCAGTCGTGGGGTGCTGTAATTCGCCACCAAACCTGGTGGTTATCAACCAGTACATGCCGTGGGGATCTCTGTACACCCTGCTGCACGAGGGTACTGGAGTCGTGGTGGACACAGCTCAGGCCCTGCGCTTTGCCCTGGACGTGGCACGTGGCATGGCATTCCTGCACAGTCTGGAGCGAATCATCCCTGAATACTATTTGAACAGCAGACACGTCATG ATTGATGAAGATTTGACAGCTAGAATCAATATGGCAGATGCGAAGTTTTCATTTCAAGAGAGAGGAAGAATTTACTATCCAGCCTGGATGTCTCCAGAAG CCCTCCAGAAGAAACCAACAGATCGTAACTGGGAGGCCTGTGACATGTGGAGCTTCGCTATACTTCTGTGGGAACTAGCCACAAGAGAAGTGCCTTTTGCGGATCTCTCACCGATGGAGGTCGGCATGAAG ATTGCGTTGGAGGGCTTGCGAATAACTATTCCACCAGGGATTTCGCCCCATCTTGCCAAGTTAATTCGAATCTGCATGAATGAAGATCCTGGCAAGAGACCCACTTTTGATATGGTTCTCCCTATCCTAGACAAGATGAAGAGGTGA